One region of Cyanobium sp. M30B3 genomic DNA includes:
- a CDS encoding DUF3598 family protein, with translation MASQWQNFLRNQGEWQGSFTSLSPAGELLSQTPSLLSLESAEEGRLVRFRLRRYGPEGRDGPPSSDHQQEYRSLGRQVVFFDSGAFSKGSMQVAPGSAFGVETGFVSGDRRHRLVQLYDATGHADQLVLIREFRLGSDAVEQPPLHADLLLGPWRGEAATVTADWPEADRQTCALTLTPADLTGLVLLADGGYSRRPAQVSHRQAFSVEAGWLLGADRLERLIRRYDSTGAWLSSRHECLQRC, from the coding sequence ATGGCCTCCCAGTGGCAGAACTTTCTGCGCAATCAAGGCGAGTGGCAGGGGTCCTTCACCAGCCTCAGCCCAGCTGGCGAGCTGCTCAGCCAAACCCCCTCGCTGCTCAGCCTGGAGAGCGCCGAGGAGGGGCGCCTGGTGCGCTTTCGCCTGCGCCGCTACGGCCCGGAAGGCCGGGACGGCCCCCCCAGCAGTGACCATCAGCAGGAGTACCGCAGCCTGGGCCGGCAGGTGGTGTTCTTCGACTCGGGCGCCTTCAGCAAGGGCTCGATGCAGGTGGCTCCCGGCAGTGCCTTCGGCGTGGAGACCGGCTTCGTGTCCGGCGACCGCCGCCATCGCCTGGTGCAGCTCTACGACGCCACGGGGCACGCCGACCAGCTGGTGCTGATCCGCGAGTTCCGCCTTGGCAGCGATGCCGTTGAACAGCCACCCCTGCACGCTGATCTGCTGCTGGGCCCCTGGCGGGGGGAGGCTGCCACGGTGACGGCCGACTGGCCTGAAGCCGATCGGCAGACCTGCGCCCTCACCTTGACCCCCGCTGATCTGACCGGACTGGTGCTCCTGGCTGATGGCGGCTACAGCCGCCGGCCAGCCCAGGTGAGCCATCGCCAGGCGTTCAGCGTGGAGGCCGGCTGGCTGCTGGGGGCCGACCGGCTGGAACGGTTGATCCGTCGTTATGACAGCACGGGTGCCTGGCTGTCGTCGCGCCACGAGTGCCTGCAGCGATGTTGA
- a CDS encoding ferredoxin family protein → MAHTIVSNVCEGVADCVDACPVACIHPGEGANSKGTGYYWIDFNTCIDCGICLQVCPVEGAILPEERPELQKGS, encoded by the coding sequence GTGGCTCACACGATCGTCTCCAACGTCTGCGAAGGGGTCGCGGATTGCGTCGATGCCTGCCCGGTGGCCTGCATCCACCCCGGTGAGGGAGCCAACAGCAAGGGCACCGGCTATTACTGGATCGACTTCAACACGTGCATCGACTGCGGCATCTGCCTGCAGGTCTGCCCGGTGGAGGGCGCGATCCTGCCCGAGGAGCGCCCCGAACTGCAGAAGGGGAGCTGA
- a CDS encoding ATP phosphoribosyltransferase regulatory subunit has protein sequence MALQPAAGARDLNPREVEQNRAICAGLAEVYRLWGYQQVDPPSVERVDTLEAGGGIDGRELVLLASEERLGLRPELTASIARAASTRMAQRPRPLRLWTNGTIFRSSTGDSGQQRIHEQLQSGVELLGERSAAADVELISLLLAAAAQLQLKPHNPQLLIGHHGLLAALLADVPDAHKSSTRRALTGFDPLALEAIPLAETQHQRLRAVMRLRGGASEVLYALEQWLGPIPLLGDLQQILSAVAATAEDVGVSLRLDPTFQPHFALYDGLVLKLVCHGGQAPLAIASGGRYDALVGRFSPADSCAAGVGFGFDVDALRELLGHGWGLGSQAAPVLVSYAASSGVVAALETQRQLHGQGLIAELHPDPLASQEQADAIASARGCSRAVWVGS, from the coding sequence TGGAACAGAACCGCGCAATCTGCGCTGGCCTGGCGGAGGTGTATCGCCTCTGGGGCTATCAGCAGGTGGACCCCCCCAGCGTGGAGCGGGTGGACACCCTGGAGGCCGGTGGCGGCATCGACGGCCGGGAGCTGGTGTTACTGGCCAGTGAGGAGCGCCTTGGCCTGCGGCCGGAACTCACCGCCTCGATCGCCAGAGCGGCCAGCACCCGCATGGCCCAGCGCCCCCGGCCCCTGCGGCTGTGGACCAATGGCACGATCTTTCGCAGCAGCACCGGCGACAGCGGCCAGCAACGCATTCACGAGCAGCTGCAGAGCGGCGTGGAGCTGCTGGGGGAGCGGTCCGCTGCCGCCGATGTGGAACTGATCAGCCTGCTGCTGGCCGCAGCGGCGCAACTGCAGCTCAAGCCCCACAACCCCCAGCTGCTCATCGGTCATCACGGCCTGCTCGCGGCCCTGCTGGCGGATGTGCCGGACGCCCACAAGTCCAGCACCCGCCGCGCACTCACGGGCTTTGATCCCCTGGCTCTGGAGGCCATCCCCCTGGCTGAGACCCAGCACCAGCGCCTGCGGGCGGTGATGCGGCTGCGCGGCGGCGCCAGTGAGGTGCTCTATGCCCTGGAGCAGTGGCTCGGGCCCATTCCCCTGCTGGGTGATCTGCAGCAGATCCTCTCCGCCGTGGCTGCGACGGCGGAGGACGTTGGCGTGAGCCTGCGGCTCGACCCCACCTTTCAGCCCCACTTCGCCCTTTACGACGGCCTGGTGCTGAAGTTGGTGTGTCACGGCGGGCAGGCGCCGCTGGCGATCGCCAGCGGCGGCCGCTACGACGCCCTGGTGGGGCGATTCAGCCCCGCGGACAGCTGCGCTGCAGGCGTGGGCTTCGGCTTCGACGTGGATGCCCTGCGGGAATTGCTGGGCCACGGCTGGGGGCTGGGCAGCCAGGCTGCGCCCGTGCTGGTGAGCTATGCCGCCAGCAGCGGTGTGGTTGCGGCCCTCGAAACCCAGCGGCAGCTCCACGGCCAGGGGCTGATCGCGGAGCTGCATCCCGATCCCCTAGCGAGCCAGGAGCAGGCGGACGCCATCGCCAGCGCCCGGGGCTGCTCCCGTGCCGTCTGGGTGGGTTCCTAA